In Nostoc sp. CENA543, a single genomic region encodes these proteins:
- a CDS encoding RuBisCO accumulation factor 1, translated as MTDLSPNTPNPENTADSAAELLRKLRQKQGNWVEWGLAIATLQKSGYNPQEIFEATGFEPIQQNQVVVGAQVYNSLEKAGASEAARSHYATRGSDVLYELRLLTQEQRAAAAELTFEHKLNLEEAREVAKAIKDFSWFRTLPEGFSDHPGDAVAYQAWKLARQNTDLQERSRLIAKGLRFAHTPTARKQIEQLLVDFTVVSQRPAPIPPFYRFDSEEELPRIVPVVGELPLTPQDFKAVPLVEEIEPFRIVKFAGEQAWVALPGWQVLLGAEDPVVILATSDRFPSQTHTQPGPVLVVIDRSQREWNDFSYFVVDKGGELDFRWFETEPEIPILGKIIIIVRPRKILDEEVTKDSWQIDE; from the coding sequence ATGACTGACTTATCACCCAACACTCCCAATCCTGAAAATACTGCTGATTCAGCAGCAGAATTGTTACGCAAATTGAGACAAAAACAAGGTAATTGGGTGGAATGGGGATTAGCGATCGCGACTCTGCAAAAATCCGGTTACAATCCCCAAGAGATTTTTGAAGCGACGGGATTTGAGCCGATTCAACAAAATCAGGTAGTTGTAGGCGCGCAAGTCTATAATTCCCTAGAAAAAGCTGGTGCATCGGAAGCAGCGCGATCGCATTATGCAACTCGCGGTAGTGATGTTTTATATGAACTGCGCCTACTCACCCAAGAACAACGCGCTGCGGCGGCGGAACTGACTTTTGAGCATAAACTCAATTTAGAAGAAGCTAGAGAAGTTGCCAAAGCCATTAAAGATTTTTCGTGGTTTCGCACTTTACCAGAAGGGTTTTCTGACCATCCAGGGGATGCTGTCGCCTATCAAGCTTGGAAGCTAGCACGACAAAACACAGATTTACAAGAGCGATCGCGCTTAATTGCTAAGGGTTTACGTTTTGCTCACACGCCAACAGCCAGAAAGCAAATTGAACAGTTATTAGTTGATTTTACGGTTGTTTCTCAACGTCCTGCCCCCATTCCGCCCTTTTATCGCTTTGATTCCGAAGAGGAATTACCCCGCATCGTCCCTGTAGTGGGTGAATTACCTTTAACACCCCAAGACTTCAAAGCCGTTCCCCTAGTAGAAGAAATTGAACCATTTCGCATCGTCAAATTTGCTGGTGAACAAGCTTGGGTAGCCTTACCTGGTTGGCAAGTGTTGTTAGGAGCAGAAGACCCAGTGGTAATTTTAGCAACAAGCGATCGCTTCCCTAGCCAAACTCACACTCAACCCGGCCCTGTATTAGTGGTCATAGACCGCAGTCAACGGGAATGGAATGATTTTAGTTATTTTGTGGTCGATAAAGGCGGCGAGTTAGATTTTCGGTGGTTTGAAACAGAACCAGAAATTCCCATCCTGGGTAAAATCATCATCATTGTTCGTCCACGGAAAATTCTAGATGAAGAAGTAACTAAAGATTCCTGGCAAATTGATGAATAG
- a CDS encoding response regulator: MADTISDIQRNHRTMATLERPKKLKILVVDDEPDNLDLLYRTFRRDFQVLKAESGINALEILAVEGEVAVIISDQRMPEMKGTEFLSKTVPQFPDTVRIILTGFTDIEDLVEAINAGQVYKYITKPWDPGELKAVVQRAAETYDLLKQRTEELRRANAQMSLLTVLVQVTQAAENLEAILTPVATAFCDSFASDSCILQLVNNKTLTATQGFYSPEGTVKNWLDQDPLTSEAIATGQMQVALNVAKEAKLAGATHYQETGVQAHLVIPIAYRSEILGVLSLQWHQPSSLREDELNLIRLSAELVAIAMKSAECC, encoded by the coding sequence ATGGCTGATACTATTTCCGACATCCAGAGAAATCATCGTACAATGGCAACTTTAGAAAGACCGAAAAAACTCAAAATCTTAGTAGTTGATGATGAACCAGATAATTTAGATTTGCTATATCGCACCTTTCGCCGAGATTTTCAAGTCCTGAAAGCTGAAAGTGGTATTAATGCGCTGGAAATCTTAGCGGTAGAGGGAGAAGTAGCTGTCATCATATCTGACCAACGGATGCCAGAAATGAAAGGTACAGAGTTTTTGAGTAAAACTGTACCACAATTTCCAGATACGGTGAGGATAATTCTCACGGGATTCACTGATATAGAAGATTTGGTAGAAGCAATTAACGCCGGACAGGTGTATAAATATATCACCAAGCCTTGGGACCCTGGGGAACTCAAAGCGGTTGTACAACGCGCCGCCGAAACCTATGACCTACTTAAACAGAGGACAGAAGAACTGCGCCGCGCTAACGCTCAAATGTCATTGTTAACGGTGTTAGTCCAGGTGACTCAAGCCGCCGAAAATTTAGAAGCCATCCTCACACCGGTTGCCACAGCATTTTGTGATAGCTTTGCCTCTGATAGCTGTATTTTGCAGCTAGTGAACAACAAAACACTCACAGCCACCCAAGGATTTTATTCTCCAGAAGGCACAGTCAAAAACTGGCTAGACCAAGATCCTCTCACAAGTGAAGCGATCGCCACTGGTCAAATGCAAGTTGCACTCAATGTTGCCAAAGAAGCCAAACTAGCAGGTGCAACCCATTATCAAGAAACGGGTGTCCAAGCTCATTTAGTCATCCCGATTGCTTACCGCAGTGAAATTTTAGGTGTATTATCCCTCCAGTGGCATCAACCAAGTTCTTTAAGAGAAGATGAACTCAATCTGATTCGTCTCTCAGCTGAACTAGTGGCGATCGCGATGAAAAGTGCTGAGTGCTGTTAG
- a CDS encoding GNAT family N-acetyltransferase translates to MCEQHQSRGEQASIFPVTIPQQTPRLLLRNFQCSDTIAFANYRSDPEIAKYQSWDVPFSEIQATAFIESLQQVTPGVLGEWYQLAIELKSTGEMIGDCAFCILADDEQQAEIGFTLARQYQGKGYATEAITYLLNYLFTTYKLHRVRANCDAENIASIKLLQRVGMRCEGHFIKSLWFKNNWVDEMWFAILRDEWYQAKH, encoded by the coding sequence GTGTGTGAACAACATCAAAGTAGGGGAGAACAAGCATCTATTTTCCCAGTGACTATCCCACAACAAACACCCCGTCTACTTCTTCGTAACTTTCAATGCAGCGACACAATAGCATTTGCAAATTATCGGTCTGATCCAGAAATCGCAAAGTATCAAAGCTGGGATGTACCTTTCTCAGAAATACAAGCAACAGCATTTATAGAATCATTGCAACAGGTAACTCCTGGTGTCTTGGGTGAATGGTATCAGTTAGCTATTGAACTCAAGTCAACAGGGGAGATGATTGGAGACTGTGCTTTTTGTATCTTAGCTGATGATGAACAACAGGCAGAAATTGGATTTACCTTGGCGCGGCAATACCAAGGTAAAGGCTATGCTACAGAGGCGATAACTTATCTGCTTAACTATCTATTTACCACTTACAAACTGCACCGTGTTCGTGCTAATTGCGACGCAGAGAACATCGCATCTATTAAATTACTACAACGAGTGGGAATGCGGTGCGAAGGTCACTTTATTAAGAGTTTGTGGTTCAAAAACAATTGGGTAGACGAGATGTGGTTTGCGATTTTGCGCGATGAATGGTATCAAGCTAAACACTAA
- a CDS encoding pitrilysin family protein, whose protein sequence is MKNRIYMILGFLLSLLLSILPVADNFTIAATPTTVVSPQAAVSFIQGVQKTVLNNGLTVLTKEVHTAPVVSVQVWYKVGSRNETKGENGISHQLEHLMFKGTKERPVQFGRLFNALGSQFNAFTSYDETAYFGTVERNRLDALLTLEADRMKNALIDTEQLTSEKRVVISELQGYENSPEYRLNRAVMRDAFPNRAYGLPVGGTKADVEQFTVEQVRNYYQKYYSPDNATVVIIGDFVTENALNTVRDTFGKLPKREQEPQVSSPKPVSPSNKLVNTASKSPIILQEPGSAALLQAVYPLPDVQHPDVPAIDVMDAILTGGRSSRLYQALVESGLASSVGASAVELIEPGWYEISATAAPGQKLTKITEVLQTSLAQLQKQPVSLTELNRAKTQLQASFVLGNQDITSQATQLGYSQTIAGDYHYIEKYLAAIANVTQADVQRVAKTYLSPNKQTIGYFEPTQIADEGGTPNIGSGRTAENFNPGKPVDPAELAKYLPPITTSSDISKQSLPQQFSLTNGLRVLLLPDHNLPTINLSGQIDAGSEFDGNSKAGLASITASNLMNGTKTRDALTLAQTLEDRGAGLTFGAAREGVSISGEGLAANLPLLIQTLADVLQNATFPNEQLELSRQRALTSLKVQLDDPSGLGRKVFQQAIYPENHPFHSFPTVESLQSITRDDVLRFYRNHYRPDTTTLALVGDFDPAEVKDLLNQSLGKWQAIGQPPVLKLPTVSLPPNITRINKVIPGKAEAITYLGYNAISRKDPRYYAALVLNQILGGDTLSSRLGTEVRDRLGLTYGIYSGFAAGVNPGPFLIQMQTAPQDVDRAIASTLGLLKQLREQGITEAELNTAKRSITNSYPVDLANPSNVSSIILDNAILGLSPAEIREFPQRIQSVTMADVQKAIQDLINPKNLIIVTAGTVNTASKGN, encoded by the coding sequence ATGAAAAATCGCATATATATGATTTTAGGCTTTCTTCTCAGCCTACTTTTGAGTATTTTGCCTGTTGCGGACAATTTCACCATTGCTGCCACACCTACAACAGTTGTTTCACCCCAAGCTGCTGTATCCTTCATTCAAGGAGTGCAGAAAACAGTATTAAATAATGGTTTAACCGTCCTCACCAAAGAAGTGCATACTGCGCCAGTAGTAAGTGTGCAAGTGTGGTATAAAGTCGGCTCACGCAATGAAACCAAGGGAGAAAACGGTATTTCCCACCAGCTTGAGCATTTGATGTTTAAGGGAACTAAAGAACGTCCTGTGCAGTTTGGTCGATTGTTTAATGCTTTGGGTAGTCAATTCAATGCTTTCACCAGTTACGATGAAACGGCTTACTTCGGGACAGTGGAACGCAACAGACTAGATGCACTACTGACTCTAGAAGCAGACCGGATGAAAAATGCTTTGATTGATACAGAGCAATTAACTAGTGAAAAACGGGTAGTGATTTCTGAGTTACAGGGGTATGAAAACTCTCCTGAGTATCGTTTAAATCGGGCAGTGATGCGAGATGCTTTTCCCAATCGCGCCTATGGTTTACCTGTGGGTGGTACAAAAGCCGATGTTGAACAATTTACAGTCGAGCAAGTCAGAAATTACTATCAAAAATACTACAGTCCAGATAATGCGACTGTGGTGATTATCGGCGATTTTGTCACAGAAAATGCTCTGAATACGGTTAGAGACACCTTTGGCAAACTACCAAAGAGAGAACAAGAGCCTCAAGTCAGTTCCCCTAAACCTGTTTCTCCGTCCAACAAGCTCGTCAATACTGCTAGTAAATCACCAATAATTTTGCAAGAACCAGGAAGTGCAGCTTTATTACAAGCTGTATATCCCCTACCCGATGTTCAACATCCTGATGTTCCAGCAATTGATGTGATGGATGCAATTTTGACGGGGGGACGTAGTTCTCGACTCTATCAAGCTTTGGTGGAATCTGGTTTGGCTAGTTCTGTTGGTGCTAGTGCAGTAGAACTGATTGAACCAGGATGGTATGAAATTAGTGCGACAGCCGCACCAGGACAAAAGTTAACCAAAATTACAGAGGTATTGCAAACATCTTTAGCGCAACTGCAAAAGCAGCCGGTTTCCTTAACAGAATTGAATCGTGCTAAGACGCAACTACAAGCTTCCTTTGTGCTGGGTAATCAAGACATCACTAGCCAAGCTACTCAATTGGGCTATAGTCAAACGATCGCCGGAGATTATCACTATATCGAAAAGTATTTAGCGGCGATCGCCAATGTCACCCAGGCTGATGTTCAAAGAGTCGCCAAAACCTATCTCAGTCCCAACAAACAAACCATCGGTTATTTTGAACCAACTCAAATCGCGGATGAAGGCGGAACTCCCAATATTGGTTCTGGCCGCACCGCCGAGAACTTCAACCCTGGTAAACCAGTAGATCCGGCAGAATTGGCGAAATATTTGCCTCCCATCACTACATCTTCAGATATTAGTAAACAATCTCTACCACAGCAGTTTTCCCTCACCAATGGGTTGCGGGTGCTGTTATTACCTGACCACAACCTCCCCACAATTAATTTAAGTGGACAAATTGACGCAGGTAGTGAGTTTGATGGTAACTCCAAAGCCGGATTAGCCAGTATCACAGCTAGTAATTTAATGAATGGCACAAAGACTAGAGATGCTTTGACCTTGGCGCAAACTCTAGAAGATAGAGGTGCTGGTTTAACTTTTGGTGCGGCACGCGAAGGAGTTAGTATCAGTGGGGAAGGATTAGCAGCGAATTTGCCATTATTAATTCAAACTCTGGCTGATGTCCTGCAAAATGCCACATTTCCCAATGAACAGCTAGAACTCAGTCGTCAAAGAGCATTAACTAGCTTAAAAGTCCAATTAGATGATCCTAGCGGATTAGGTAGAAAAGTATTTCAGCAAGCAATTTACCCAGAAAATCACCCTTTTCACAGTTTCCCTACAGTGGAAAGTTTACAAAGTATCACTCGTGATGATGTCTTGCGTTTTTACCGCAACCATTACCGACCAGATACGACGACGCTGGCTTTAGTGGGTGATTTTGACCCGGCAGAGGTGAAAGATTTACTGAATCAATCTTTGGGTAAGTGGCAAGCCATTGGTCAACCGCCTGTCCTCAAATTACCAACGGTGTCATTACCACCAAATATCACCCGCATTAACAAGGTGATACCTGGGAAAGCTGAGGCTATCACCTATCTTGGCTATAATGCCATTTCTCGCAAAGACCCCCGTTACTACGCTGCGTTGGTGCTGAATCAGATTTTGGGTGGGGATACCTTATCTAGTCGCTTGGGTACAGAAGTCCGCGATCGCCTGGGTTTGACCTATGGTATTTATAGCGGCTTTGCTGCTGGTGTGAATCCTGGCCCCTTCTTAATTCAAATGCAGACTGCACCCCAAGATGTAGATCGAGCGATCGCTAGCACTTTAGGATTACTCAAACAGTTACGTGAACAGGGTATTACTGAAGCTGAATTAAACACGGCGAAACGTTCAATTACTAATAGTTATCCTGTGGATTTAGCTAATCCTAGTAATGTGTCTAGCATCATTTTAGATAATGCGATTTTGGGACTATCACCAGCAGAAATTCGCGAATTTCCCCAACGTATTCAATCTGTAACTATGGCTGATGTCCAAAAAGCCATTCAAGATTTGATTAATCCCAAAAATCTCATCATTGTGACCGCCGGAACAGTTAATACTGCATCCAAAGGTAACTAA
- a CDS encoding prolyl oligopeptidase family protein: MIYPDTQKIDQIDDYHGTSVADPYRWLEDPDSEATKSWVEAQNQITFAYLEKITARDQIKQRLTKLWDYEKYGIPFKEGENYFYFKNDGLQNQSVLYTLKSLNGEPKVLLDPNKLSQDGTVALSGWDISDHGKLLAYGISTSGSDWQQWQVRDIETGEDLPDQIKWIKFSGVSWTKDHQGFFYSRYDEPQEQTKLADINYFHKLYYHRLGTPQSEDILIYHRPDQKEWGFYGEVTEDGKYLIISVWLGTDSRNLVFYKDLNDKNGEIVELIHQLEANYSFINNDDSLFYFRTNLDASRCRLIAIDINKPTQELWQEIIPEATATLKQVRMLNNQFVADYLTDAHSQIKIFATNGTLIQEVELPGLGAVGGFGGKRDATETFYSFTSFTTPGNIYHYDMVTGKSEIFKQPSVDFHPEDYETKQVFYESKDGTSIPMFITHKKGIALDGNNPTYLYAYGGFRISLTPNFNVSMLVWMDMGGVYAMPNLRGGGEYGEEWHQAGMKEKKQNVFDDFIAAAEWLIDHNYTKPGKLAIAGGSNGGLLVGACMTQRPDLFGAVLPAVGVMDMLRFHKFTIGWAWTSEYGSPDSPEDFPILYAYSPLHNLKSGTSYPATLITTADHDDRVVPAHSFKFAAALQAVQAGEAPTLIRIETKAGHGAGKPTTKIIEEAADKWAFLVKVLDISV; this comes from the coding sequence ATGATCTACCCTGACACTCAAAAAATTGATCAGATTGATGATTATCACGGTACTTCAGTAGCAGATCCCTACCGTTGGTTAGAAGACCCAGATTCAGAAGCCACTAAGAGTTGGGTTGAGGCACAAAATCAAATTACTTTCGCTTATCTAGAAAAAATTACTGCCAGAGATCAAATTAAACAGCGTCTCACCAAACTTTGGGACTATGAAAAATATGGTATTCCTTTTAAAGAGGGAGAGAATTATTTCTATTTCAAAAATGATGGACTGCAAAATCAAAGTGTGCTTTATACTTTAAAGTCTCTCAATGGTGAACCCAAAGTTTTACTAGACCCCAATAAATTATCTCAAGATGGTACAGTAGCTCTTTCTGGTTGGGATATTAGTGATCATGGAAAATTATTGGCTTATGGGATATCTACCTCTGGTTCTGATTGGCAACAATGGCAAGTCAGAGATATAGAAACAGGTGAAGATTTACCAGACCAGATTAAGTGGATTAAATTTTCTGGTGTATCTTGGACAAAGGATCATCAGGGATTTTTTTATAGTCGTTATGATGAACCTCAAGAGCAAACTAAATTAGCTGATATTAACTATTTTCATAAGCTTTACTATCATCGCTTAGGAACACCACAATCAGAAGATATATTAATTTATCATCGTCCTGATCAAAAAGAGTGGGGATTTTATGGTGAAGTTACAGAAGATGGTAAGTATTTAATCATTTCTGTTTGGTTAGGAACAGATTCAAGAAATTTAGTTTTCTACAAGGATTTAAATGATAAGAATGGGGAGATAGTAGAGCTAATTCATCAGTTGGAAGCAAATTATAGTTTCATTAATAATGATGATAGCTTGTTCTATTTCCGCACAAATTTAGATGCGTCACGCTGTAGATTAATTGCCATTGATATTAATAAACCTACTCAGGAATTATGGCAAGAAATAATTCCGGAAGCAACAGCAACTTTAAAGCAAGTAAGGATGTTAAATAATCAGTTCGTAGCTGATTATTTAACAGATGCTCATTCGCAAATCAAAATATTTGCTACTAACGGCACATTGATCCAAGAGGTAGAATTACCAGGACTAGGTGCAGTGGGTGGATTTGGTGGTAAGCGGGATGCTACAGAAACTTTTTATAGTTTCACCAGTTTCACGACACCTGGAAATATTTATCACTACGATATGGTGACAGGAAAAAGTGAAATCTTTAAGCAACCAAGCGTAGATTTTCACCCTGAAGATTATGAAACTAAACAAGTTTTTTACGAGAGTAAAGACGGTACAAGCATACCGATGTTTATTACTCACAAAAAAGGTATTGCTTTAGATGGGAATAATCCTACATATCTCTACGCCTATGGTGGTTTTCGGATTTCACTGACTCCCAACTTTAACGTGAGTATGTTGGTGTGGATGGATATGGGGGGTGTTTATGCCATGCCAAATTTGCGTGGTGGCGGAGAGTATGGTGAGGAATGGCATCAAGCCGGGATGAAGGAGAAAAAGCAGAATGTTTTTGATGATTTTATCGCTGCGGCTGAGTGGCTGATTGATCATAACTATACAAAACCTGGGAAGTTAGCGATCGCAGGCGGTAGCAATGGTGGTTTACTTGTCGGTGCTTGCATGACTCAACGTCCAGATTTATTTGGTGCAGTTTTACCAGCCGTTGGGGTCATGGATATGTTGCGCTTTCACAAATTTACCATCGGCTGGGCTTGGACGAGTGAATATGGTTCCCCAGATAGTCCCGAAGACTTTCCCATACTTTATGCCTATTCACCTCTGCATAACCTCAAATCAGGTACAAGCTACCCAGCTACCTTAATTACCACAGCTGATCATGACGATCGCGTGGTTCCTGCTCATAGTTTCAAATTTGCCGCAGCTTTGCAAGCGGTTCAAGCTGGTGAAGCACCAACACTGATTAGAATTGAGACTAAAGCCGGACACGGTGCAGGTAAACCCACAACCAAAATCATTGAGGAAGCAGCAGATAAGTGGGCGTTTTTAGTTAAGGTTCTGGATATTAGTGTTTAG
- a CDS encoding type I restriction endonuclease, with translation MMRIATITEAITSLTDVETRFALERVEDEQFFPEWFTELPEINNTEKDALDVLRRRYIYHRGEGNLLEGTVMLLVVSPLLALAGFYDPPFKIKAESSVELIINDGEEVLRGRIDVLVLQNQFWVVVLESKKTTLSVWSAIPQALAYLMVNPHPHQSVFGMVTNGDDVLFIKLQQQDIPQYDLSSVFAPLSSKQEMYTILQILKRIGLQIR, from the coding sequence ATGATGCGAATAGCCACAATTACAGAAGCGATTACCAGCTTAACTGATGTCGAAACTCGATTTGCTCTGGAGCGAGTCGAGGATGAGCAGTTTTTCCCAGAGTGGTTTACAGAACTTCCAGAAATTAATAATACTGAAAAAGATGCTTTGGATGTTCTGCGGCGCAGGTATATATATCATCGTGGTGAAGGTAATTTGTTAGAGGGGACAGTGATGTTGTTAGTAGTTTCCCCCTTATTAGCATTAGCCGGATTTTATGATCCTCCTTTTAAAATCAAAGCTGAATCATCAGTGGAGTTAATCATCAATGATGGGGAAGAAGTGCTACGCGGACGAATTGATGTTTTGGTATTGCAAAATCAGTTTTGGGTGGTAGTTTTAGAGTCAAAAAAAACCACGCTTTCAGTTTGGTCTGCAATACCACAAGCACTAGCTTACCTCATGGTTAATCCTCATCCTCATCAATCCGTATTTGGTATGGTGACTAATGGGGATGATGTTTTATTTATCAAATTGCAGCAACAAGATATCCCTCAATACGACTTATCAAGTGTATTTGCGCCGTTGTCTTCTAAACAAGAAATGTATACGATTCTGCAAATTCTCAAACGTATTGGTCTTCAAATAAGGTAA
- the ubiE gene encoding bifunctional demethylmenaquinone methyltransferase/2-methoxy-6-polyprenyl-1,4-benzoquinol methylase UbiE produces MTNDIRAIFDRIAPVYDQFNDWLSLGQHRIWKEMAIKWSAVQTGDTCLDLCCGSGDLALSLARRAGKTGKVYGVDFSANLLATAKERSQTHYPQFAISWVEADVLNLPFEDNQFDAATMGYGLRNVKDIRRSLQELHRVLKPEKRAAILDFHRPNNQQFRAFQQWYLDHIVVPMAERMGMKEEYAYISPSLDRFPQGREQVELAYEVGFTSATHYPIANGMMGVLVVVK; encoded by the coding sequence ATGACTAACGATATTCGCGCCATTTTTGACCGTATTGCGCCTGTCTATGACCAATTCAATGATTGGTTAAGCTTGGGACAACATCGCATCTGGAAGGAAATGGCCATTAAATGGAGTGCGGTTCAGACTGGGGATACCTGTCTTGATTTATGTTGTGGTAGTGGTGATTTAGCCTTGAGCTTGGCTAGACGTGCAGGGAAAACCGGTAAAGTCTATGGAGTGGACTTTTCCGCCAACTTGCTTGCAACCGCTAAAGAACGCTCTCAAACTCATTATCCCCAATTTGCCATTTCCTGGGTAGAGGCGGATGTCCTGAATTTACCTTTTGAAGATAATCAATTTGACGCTGCTACGATGGGCTATGGTTTAAGAAATGTCAAAGATATTCGCCGCAGCCTCCAAGAACTACACCGCGTCCTCAAACCAGAAAAACGAGCAGCCATCTTAGACTTTCATCGCCCCAATAATCAGCAATTTCGCGCCTTTCAACAATGGTATTTAGATCATATAGTTGTCCCTATGGCCGAGCGTATGGGGATGAAGGAAGAATACGCTTACATCAGCCCCAGCTTAGACCGCTTTCCTCAAGGGAGAGAACAAGTAGAGTTAGCCTACGAAGTTGGGTTTACCTCAGCCACACACTACCCCATTGCGAACGGTATGATGGGAGTATTGGTAGTTGTTAAATAA
- a CDS encoding Uma2 family endonuclease — MTQAVPKLVTFQEFVDWLPENSGRRYELHHGNIIEMAQPVGEHEEIKGFLTIKLSATIDRLDFPYLIPNQAIVRPDGKDSGYFPDVLVLNRANLVNEKLWKKESILSLGVSIPLVIEIVPTNWRDDYHLKYADYEQMGISEYWIVDYAALDGRNFIGNPKQPTISVCNLFDGEYQINKFRDEERIISQVFPDLNLTAQQIFQAGMM, encoded by the coding sequence ATGACTCAAGCAGTACCCAAACTCGTCACCTTCCAGGAATTTGTTGATTGGCTACCTGAAAATTCGGGCAGACGTTACGAACTACATCACGGCAATATTATTGAAATGGCACAACCAGTGGGGGAACACGAAGAAATTAAAGGATTTTTGACAATCAAGCTAAGTGCGACGATTGACCGCTTAGACTTTCCCTATTTAATTCCTAACCAAGCCATAGTTAGACCTGATGGTAAAGATTCTGGTTATTTCCCAGATGTTTTGGTACTCAATCGGGCAAATTTAGTGAATGAAAAATTATGGAAAAAAGAATCCATTCTTAGTTTAGGCGTATCAATACCTTTGGTGATTGAAATTGTCCCAACTAACTGGCGTGATGATTACCATCTCAAATATGCAGATTATGAGCAAATGGGTATTTCCGAATATTGGATTGTAGACTATGCAGCATTAGATGGACGTAATTTTATTGGTAATCCTAAACAACCTACAATTTCTGTGTGTAACTTGTTTGATGGAGAATATCAAATCAATAAGTTTCGAGATGAGGAACGGATTATTTCCCAAGTGTTTCCTGACTTAAATCTCACCGCCCAACAAATTTTTCAAGCTGGTATGATGTAG